A window of the Leucothrix mucor DSM 2157 genome harbors these coding sequences:
- a CDS encoding LysR family transcriptional regulator has product MDTRNYQAFLAVAELGSFSKAAETLFITQPAVSKRIATLESLLGSPVFDRAGHSILLNEAGRALLPIAQRIIRDIEESRRVLANLNGKISGQLSLVTSHHIGLRRLPETLRRFGQQYAGVKLDLAFMDSEEACHRIEQGEFEMGVVTLPLRASGQLKLTPIWQDPLCIAVAPDHPLLELDTVTLADLATHRAILPARGTYTRSIIEGQLVQQQRALDVVLETNYMETIRMMVAVGLGWSALPKTMLSNDLREIPINELKMVRTLGLVQHAQRSVSNASAAFIKLLPI; this is encoded by the coding sequence ATGGATACCCGTAACTATCAAGCTTTTCTAGCCGTTGCCGAATTGGGTTCCTTCTCCAAAGCGGCAGAAACCTTATTCATTACGCAACCGGCTGTAAGTAAGCGCATTGCTACGCTTGAATCCTTATTGGGTAGTCCAGTATTTGATCGAGCGGGCCACAGCATCCTGTTAAATGAGGCTGGCCGCGCCCTGCTACCCATTGCGCAGCGCATTATACGCGATATTGAAGAATCGCGTCGGGTTTTGGCTAATCTGAATGGCAAAATCAGCGGGCAATTATCCTTAGTCACATCACACCACATTGGCCTGCGGCGGCTGCCTGAAACCTTGCGGCGTTTTGGCCAGCAATACGCTGGCGTAAAACTGGATCTGGCCTTTATGGACTCGGAAGAAGCTTGTCATCGAATTGAACAAGGCGAGTTTGAAATGGGGGTTGTCACCTTGCCATTAAGAGCCTCCGGACAGCTGAAACTCACCCCAATTTGGCAAGACCCGTTATGCATTGCCGTGGCACCCGATCATCCGTTATTGGAGTTAGACACGGTCACGCTGGCAGACCTTGCGACGCATCGAGCTATTCTTCCGGCACGTGGTACTTACACCCGATCCATTATCGAAGGCCAACTAGTGCAACAGCAAAGAGCTTTGGATGTGGTACTGGAAACTAACTACATGGAAACCATTCGAATGATGGTAGCGGTGGGTCTTGGCTGGAGCGCACTCCCTAAAACCATGCTAAGCAATGACTTACGAGAGATTCCTATTAATGAGTTGAAGATGGTGCGCACTTTGGGGCTAGTCCAGCACGCTCAGCGCAGTGTCTCAAATGCCAGCGCCGCCTTTATTAAGCTACTGCCAATCTAA